The Amphiprion ocellaris isolate individual 3 ecotype Okinawa chromosome 6, ASM2253959v1, whole genome shotgun sequence genome contains a region encoding:
- the slc35d2 gene encoding UDP-N-acetylglucosamine/UDP-glucose/GDP-mannose transporter, with translation MSAEACLVPAEHSGLLKFSSALFYAGSSFLITVVNKTVLTSFRFPSYLCLGIGQMITTIVVLYVAKMSKAVQFQDFDRSILLKIFPLPLLYVGNHITGLASTKKLSLPMFTVLRKFTILMTMVLEVHILRKTFSKGLICSVGAIVFGAMVAASSDLAFDVEAYTFILLNDAFTAASGVYTKKKLGVEGLGKYGVLFYNALIIVIPTFLASAFTGDLHKAVTFQDWSKVTFMFCFLMSCIMGFVLMYSIVLCSYYNSALTTAVVGAVKNVAVAYIGIFVGGDYMFSWTNFIGLSICMSGGLVYSYLTFNNKSSESNTQVTKEMKIHISEDSSKKFSNN, from the exons ATGTCTGCTGAAGCCTGTCTGGTACCTGCGGAACACTCGGGGCTGTTAAAGTTCTCCTCCGCTCTGTTTTACGCCGGCAGCTCGTTTCTTATCACCGTGGTGAACAAAACCGTGCTGACGAGCTTCAG GTTTCCCTCCTACCTGTGTCTGGGAATCGGACAG ATGATCACCACTATCGTTGTTCTATATGTGGCCAAAATGAGCAAAGCAGTGCAGTTTCAAGATTTTGACAGAAGTATTCTCTTAAAA atttttcctcttcctttgCTCTATGTTGGGAACCATATAACTGGACTTGCGAGCACCAAAAAGCTCAG TTTACCCATGTTTACAGTTTTACGGAAATTCACTATACTGATGACAATGGTCTTGGAGGTGCATATACTAAG aaaaacattttccaagGGCCTGATCTGCAGTGTTGGAGCTATAGTCTTTGGTGCCATGGTTGCTGCAAG TTCTGACCTGGCCTTCGATGTGGAGGCCTATACTTTCATCCTGCTCAATGATGCCTTCACGGCTGCCAGCGGCGTCTACACCAAGAAGAAACTCGGCGTTGAG gGCCTCGGAAAGTATGGAGTCTTATTTTACAATGCACTAATCATTGTCATCCCCACTTTCTTGGCAAGTGCGTTTACTGGAGATTTGCACAAG GCAGTCACATTTCAAGACTGGTCGAAAGTCACGtttatgttttgtttccttATGTCCTGCATCATGGG gtttGTGCTGATGTATTCCATCGTCCTGTGCAGCTACTACAACTCAGCACTGACTACTGCTGTAGTGGGAGCTGTAAag AATGTTGCAGTGGCCTATATTGGCATCTTTGTGGGTGGAGACTACATGTTCTCATGGACTAATTTCATTGGCCTCAGCATTTG CATGTCAGGTGGACTTGTGTACTCATATCTCACCTTTAACAACAAATCATCTGAAAGTAACACACAAGTGACGAAAGAGATGAAGATTCACATTTCAGAAGACTCATCAAAGAAGTTCTCTAACAACTAG
- the ccl27a gene encoding C-C motif chemokine 27a, translating into MDLKIVLVVVCLYALVITFTEGIPKCCIKTKNIPRKALLKVERFEMQTSSGACDIPALVLYLKNQRNPICAHPKMKAPMMILLHRMKQSRQKSK; encoded by the exons ATGGACCTGAAAATTGTGCTGGtggttgtctgtctgtatgcTCTGGTCATCACGTTCACTGAAG GCATCCCAAAATGCTGCATCAAAACAAAGAACATCCCCAGAAAAGCGCTGCTGAAAGTTGAGAGATTCGAGATGCAGACCAGCAGCGGTGCCTGTGACATCCCTGCACTGGT ACTCTACCTAAAAAATCAAAGGAATCCCATTTGTGCTCATCCCAAGATGAAGGCACCCATGATGATACTTTTGCACAGGATGAAACAGAGCAGGcagaaatcaaaatga
- the znf367 gene encoding zinc finger protein 367 has protein sequence MADNKHPHVIFCNDSPKRVLVSVIKTTPIKPRKAEALTPTSPGFSDFMVYPWKWGENAHNVTLSPGSVSGAASPTGTQTAREADTAPSPDQIKDGIRRGRPRADTVRELISEGETSSSRIRCNICNRVFPREKSLQAHKRTHTGERPYLCDYPNCGKAFVQSGQLKTHQRLHTGEKPFVCSEKGCGNRFTHANRHCPKHPFSRLKREEPKEGQGKAQSVDNKAVAEWLAKYWRTREQRAPTTTKVKPQGKTRGEDQEQQDPMEFLQSDEENGEEEEMAEEEKGTQGGAAKRRLQEQRERLHGALALIELANNLSA, from the exons ATGGCTGATAACAAGCACCCGCATGTAATTTTCTGCAACGACTCTCCCAAAAGAGTGCTGGTGTCCGTCATCAAGACCACCCCGATAAAACCGAGGAAAGCGGAGGCTCTGACGCCCACCAGCCCTGGCTTCAGCGACTTCATGGTCTACCCGTGGAAATGGGGGGAGAACGCCCACAATGTGACCCTGAGCCCGGGCTCGGTGAGCGGAGCTGCATCCCCCACCGGGACACAGACGGCCAGAGAGGCGGACACGGCGCCTTCACCCGACCAGATAAAG GATGGTATCCGCAGAGGCAGACCTCGGGCTGACACAGTCCGGGAGCTGATAAGTGAGGGGGAGACTTCATCCAGCCGCATCCGCTGTAACATCTGCAACCGAGTGTTTCCCAGAGAGAAATCTCTCCAGGCCCACAAGAGgacacacacag GGGAGAGGCCCTATCTGTGTGACTACCCAAACTGTGGGAAGGCGTTTGTTCAGAGTGGTCAGCTGAAGACGCATCAGCGGCTGCACACTGGAGAAAAACCCTTTGTCTGCTCAGAGAAAG GATGTGGCAACCGGTTCACACATGCTAACCGCCACTGCCCCAAGCATCCTTTCTCCCGCCTGAAGAGGGAGGAACCAAAGGAAGGCCAGGGGAAGGCTCAGTCTGTGGATAACAAGGCTGTGGCAGAGTGGCTGGCTAA GTACTGGCGAACCCGCGAGCAACGCGCCCCAACAACCACCAAGGTGAAGCCACAGGGAAAGACAAGAGGGGAAGACCAGGAGCAGCAGGATCCCATGGAGTTCCTCCAGTCCGATGAAGAGAACggggaagaagaagagatggCCGAGGAGGAGAAGGGCACCCAGGGAGGAGCAGCCAAGCGCCGCCTCCAGGAGCAGCGGGAGCGTCTCCATGGGGCTCTGGCGCTCATCGAGCTGGCCAACAACCTGTCTGCCTGA
- the avp gene encoding vasopressin-neurophysin 2-copeptin encodes MHHSLFPMCVLGLLALSSACYIQNCPRGGKRALPDTGIRQCMSCGPGDRGRCFGPSICCGEGLGCLLGSPETAHCVEENYLLTPCQAGGRPCGSEGGRCAASGLCCNSEGCVVDSDCLGETENTDPAHGSARSSPTDLLLRLLHVATRGQNEY; translated from the exons ATGCATCACTCCTTGTTCCCCATGTGCGTCCTGGGACTTCTTGCCCTTTCCTCTGCCTGCTACATCCAGAACTGCCCCCGAGGAGGGAAGCGAGCGCTGCCGGATACTGGGatcagacag TGCATGTCCTGTGGCCCCGGAGACAGGGGCCGCTGCTTCGGCCCCAGTATCTGCTGTGGGGAGGGTCTCGGCTGCCTGCTGGGCTCCCCAGAAACAGCTCACTGTGTGGAGGAGAACTACCTGCTGACTCCCTGCCAGGCAGGAGGACGACCCTGCGGATCTGAGGGAGGACGCTGCGCTGCTTCAGGACTCTGCTGCAACTCTG AGGGCTGTGTGGTGGACTCTGACTGCCTAGGGGAGACAGAGAACACAGATCCAGCTCATGGCTCTGCCAGGAGTTCACCAACAGACCTGCTGCTGCGTCTGCTGCATGTGGCCACCAGAGGACAGAATGAGTACTGA